Proteins encoded by one window of Microplitis mediator isolate UGA2020A chromosome 1, iyMicMedi2.1, whole genome shotgun sequence:
- the LOC130670710 gene encoding probable isocitrate dehydrogenase [NAD] subunit alpha, mitochondrial yields MAAQWIRKAITPKIGNVRLYSGGLKKCTLIPGDGIGPEISAAVQKIFDAAKVPIEWESVDVTPVKGPDGKFGIPPAAIDSVNKNKIGLKGPLMTPIGKGHRSLNLALRKEFNLYANVRPCRSLEGYKTLYDNVDVVTIRENTEGEYSGIEHEIVDGVVQSIKLITEEASRRVAEFAFQYATDNNRKKVTAVHKANIMRMSDGLFLRCCREAAKKFPNIKFEERYLDTVCLNMVQDPSQYDVLVMPNLYGDILSDMCAGLVGGLGLTPSGNIGLNGALFESVHGTAPDIAGQDKANPTALLLSAVMMLKYMGLNDHARIIEHSAYETIKEAKFLTGDLGGNAKCSEYTNEICKKVIAQTK; encoded by the exons atGGCAGCCCAATGGATACGTAAAGCT ATTACACCAAAAATCGGCAATGTAAGATTATACAGTGgtggattaaaaaaatgtacattGATACCGGGAGATGGAATTGGACCTGAAATTTCAGCAGctgtacaaaaaatatttgatgcCGCTAAG gtaCCAATTGAATGGGAATCGGTAGACGTTACACCAGTAAAAGGTCCAGATGGAAAATTCGGAATTCCTCCTGCTGCGATTGAttcagttaataaaaataaaattggtcTTAAAGGTCCTTTGATGACTCCTATCGGTAAAGGACATCGGTCTCTTAATTTAGCATTAAGAAA agaatttaatttatatgcaAATGTAAGACCCTGTAGGTCACTAGAAGGTTACAAAACACTTTATGACAATGTAGATGTTGTAACCATTCGTGAAAATACAGAAGGTGAATACTCTGGTATTGAACACGAAATAGTTGATGGTGTTGTCCAGTCAATAAAACTTATTACTGAAGAAGCATCACGTCGTGTTGCTGAATTTGCCTTCCAGTATGCCACTGATAATAATCGTAAAAAGGTTACAGCAGTCCACAAAGCAAATATAATGCGTATGTCAGATGGTTTATTTTTGCGTTGTTGCCGAGAAGCTGCGAAGAAATTTCCCAACATTAAATTCGAAGAACGTTATCTCGATACCGTATGTCTGAATATGGTACAAGACCCATCTCAATATGATGTACTAGTGATGCCAAATTTGTACGGTGACATCTTGTCCGACATGTGTGCTGGTCTTGTAGGAGGTCTAGGTCTTACACCTAGTGGCAACATTGGACTAAATGGCGCTTTATTTGAGTCAGTTCATGGTACTGCACCTGATATTGCCGGTCAGGATAAAGCAAACCCCACTGCCTTGTTGTTATCAGCAGTAATGATGCTCAAATATATGGGTCTTAATGATCACGCACGTATTATTGAACACTCTGCTTATGAAACCATAAAAGAAGCAAAATTTTTGACCGGTGATTTGGGTGGTAACGCCAAGTGTAGTGAGTACACCAATGAAATTTGCAAAAAAGTTATCGCCCAAACTAagtaa
- the LOC130674221 gene encoding uncharacterized protein LOC130674221 — protein MNFLIMFILMIFLTITNARSVYLNEPKNNYGNRGHSNYPEENHFNNNNEQSSRDLDLSFSLGGDDEIDKTVSPLIQKVYLPEYPEITRELENPTVYYKLTQVPMPLLSSSSSKRILYEPAMLPLQYQRNHKLIKLNNSQKGEIILEFRVTVNNNNAS, from the exons atgaactttctTATAATGttcattttaatgatttttttaacaataacaaATGCACGTTCTGTTTATTTAAACGAGCCGAAGAATAATTACGGAAATCGCGGGCACTCGAATTATCCAGAAGAAAATCAtttcaataacaataatgagcAATCCTCACGGGATCTAGACTTGTCATTTTCTCTCGGTGGTGATGATGAAATTGATAAAACTGTTAGCCCATTAATTCAAAag gTTTACTTACCAGAATATCCAGAAATAACTCGAGAGCTAGAAAACCCAACagtttactataaattaacaCAAGTACCAATgccattattatcatcatcatcatcaaaaaGAATACTTTACGAGCCAGCGATGCTTCCGTTACAGTACCAAcgaaatcataaattaataaaattaaataactcacAGAAAggtgaaattattttagaatttcgTGTAACtgtcaataacaataatgcCAGTTAA
- the LOC130669852 gene encoding tyrosine-protein kinase transmembrane receptor Ror2: MIWLMYLIIVNFFYFKCFATTQSQGYCAMYTGKICKKYLTGIGKVWFNDTTDNPGGWMNEKITTDLWEELISTLKEPCRSAAEKMLCMYAFPLCHNSERLPLCYEDCMAIRHEFCFNDWALIEDNKQRGIYIRSRGHFRLPDCEILPKLDETSIVCSHIHLTDVNQDLVTYDCVIENGRYYMGKMNKTKNGLDCQSWNVQEPHSHNKPPNVFPQIRHGENYCRNAGGDERMPWCFTMDPSVRWQHCDIPICDNSSDFVWETERKNITMETVFTPTFTMVLSALGFIVIVGSLLAIFLSQKLKKHPIGYNPPEIRDVNIDLDKLPSNDAYHKTGAQLNPKLEKLEFPRNNIIYVRDLGQGAFGRVFQAKAPGLIPNEEFTNVAVKMLKEEASDDLLVDFEREACLLAEFDHPNIVKLLGVCALGRPMCLLFEYMGRGDLNEFLRSCSPDSSAVIINSSINLNNQNNISTNLKLSHMDLINIARQVAKGMVYLSDRKFVHRDLATRNCLINNEMIVKIADFGLSQKIYLQDYYKGDDSDAIPVRWMPLESILYNKYTIESDVWAFAVCLWEIFSFALQPYYGMTHEEVVKYIKEGNVLGCPDNTPHDVYELMKACWNRKPTDRPAFRKIHEKLELIKARLEKDNKEDSIALHIRV, translated from the exons aTGATTTGGTTAATGTATTTGattattgtcaattttttttattttaaatgttttgcAACAACAC AATCTCAAGGTTATTGTGCTATGTATACTggtaaaatatgtaaaaaatatttaactggaATAGGTAAAGTTTGGTTTAATGATACTACTGATAATCCTGGTGGCTggatgaatgaaaaaataacaaccGATTTATGGGAAGAATTAATTTCAACTTTAAAAGAACCATGTCGTTCTGCTGCTgag aaaatgctgtgtatgtatgcattcCCACTCTGTCATAATTCAGAACGTTTACCTCTTTGTTATGAAGACTGTATGGCAATACGTCATGAGTTTTGTTTCAATGATTGGGCTTTAATTGAAGACAATAAACAACGAGGAATTTATATACGTTCTCGTGGGCATTTTCGTTTACCAGATTGTgaaattttgccaaaattaGACGAAACATCAATTGTCTGCTCTCATATACATCTTACTGATGTTAATCAAGATTTGGTTacct acGATTGTGTGATCGAAAATGGACGTTATTATATgggtaaaatgaataaaactaaaaatggtCTTGATTGTCAGTCATGGAATGTACAAGAGCCTCATAGTCACAATAAGCCACCAAATGTATTTCCTCAAATTCGTCATGGAGAAAATTACTGTCGTAATGCTGGTGGTGATGAAAGGATGCCATGGTGTTTTACTATGGATCCATCAGTTCGTTGGCAACATTGTGATATACCTATTTGtg acaATTCATCAGATTTTGTATGGGAAACAGAACGTAAAAACATAACTATGGAAACAGTATTTACTCCGACATTTACAATGGTACTATCAGCTTTAGGATTTATTGTAATAGTTGGTTCACTATTGGCAAtatttttaagtcaaaaattaaaaaaacatcctATTGGTTACAATCCACCAGAAATAaga GATGTCAATATTGATTTAGATAAACTACCAAGTAACGATGCTTATCATAAAACTGGTGCTCAACTTAATCCAAAACTCGAAAAGCTTGAATTCCCACGgaacaatattatttatgttcgGGATCTAGGACAGGGAGCATTTGGCCGAGTATTCCAAGCTAAAGCACCTGGATTGATTCCCAATGAAGAATTTACCAATGTTGCGGTTAAAATGTTAAAAGAAGAAGCTTCTGATGATCTTTTAGTAGATTTTGAACGTGAAGCTTGTTTATTAGCAGAGTTTGATCATCCAAATATCGTTAAATTGTTGGGTGTTTGTGCTTTAGGGCGACCAATGTGTTTGCTTTTCGAGTATATGGGACGTGgcgatttaaatgaatttttacgtTCATGTTCACCAGATTCGTCTgctgtaataattaattcaagtattaatttaaataatcaaaataatatttcaacgAATTTGAAACTTTCTCATAtggatttaataaatattgcaCGACAAGTAGCTAAAGGAATGGTTTATTTATCAGACCGTAAATTTGTTCATCGTGATCTTGCAACTcgtaattgtttaataaataatgaaatgattGTAAAGATTGCAGACTTTGGtttatcacaaaaaatttatctacaaGATTACTACAAAGGTGATGATTCAGATGCCATACCTGTTAGATGGATGCCTTTGGAAAGTAttttgtataataaatatactattgaATCAGATGTATGGGCATTTGCAGTATGTCTATGGGAAATATTTAGTTTTGCATTGCAACCATACTATGGAATGACACACGAGGAAgttgttaaatatattaaagaaGGAAATGTTTTGGGATGTCCTGACAATACACCACATGATGTTTATGAATTGATGAAGGCCTGTTGGAATAGAAAACCCACTGATAGACCGgcttttagaaaaattcatgaaaaattgGAATTAATTAAAGCAAGATTGGAGAAAGACAATAAAGAGGATAGTATTGCGTTACATATTAGggtttga
- the LOC130671311 gene encoding sorting nexin-27 yields the protein MADCASEVDNTSCNDCGINNSGLTTTMINNGRLTGQHKLNSVVGGGGGAGGGGGVIGGNPIGQGPRCVTIYKTETGFGFNVRGQVSEGGQLRSINGELYAPLQHVSAVLPHGAAEKAGVRKGDRILEVNNINVEGATHKQVVDLIKSGGDVLTLTVISVTPQEAERLEPCEDLSYASVDYSEKRSLPISVPDYHVRERKHERYVVFNVYMAGRHLCSRRYREFAALHMALKKEFIGFNFPKLPGKWPFQLSEQQLDARRRGLEQYLEKVCAVRVIAESDAMQEFLTDRLEEDGDQGPAVDLKILLPDRQVVTVTVAKASLAKNVYEATCNKIGLDNETAKYFYLFEIVEYNFERKLQPHEHPHTLYIQNYSTASATCLSIRRWLFDLTHSSLTEQALTWIFWQTIDEVNRGHIIAGERLYQLKALQDASRKNEYLKLAQELSGYGDIVFPHCPCDSRKEGHVIAAVGAGAFKLHAAKEDGTLESQVVEFLWKNITRWEVDEEGMAFCFQYTRSDNRPPRWLKVFTPYYVFLQDCFDRIAEEAKWNEGEE from the exons ATGGCGGATTGTGCATCAGAAGTTGATAATACTTCTTGCAATGATTGCGGAATTAATAATTCGGGATTAACAACAACAATGATTAACAATGGACGTTTAACTGGacaacataaattaaattcagttgTTGGTGGTGGAGGAGGAGCAGGTGGTGGAGGTGGTGTTATCGGTGGCAATCCTATAGGACAAGGGCCACGTTGCGttacaatttataaaactgaAACGGGTTTTGGTTTTAATGTACGTGGTCAAGTTAGTGAAGGTGGACAATTACGTAGTATTAATGGTGAATTATATGCACCTCTACAGCATGTCAGTGCAGTTTTACCACATGGTGCTGCTGAAAAAGCTGGTGTCAGAAAGGGTGATCGTATTTTAGAAgt aaataatataaatgtagAAGGAGCAACACATAAACAAGTAGTTGATTTAATCAAATCTGGCGGTGATGTCTTGACATTGACCGTTATTTCGGTTACACCACAAGAAGCTGAAAGATTGGAACCATGTGAAGATTTAAG ttATGCCTCAGTTGACTACAGTGAGAAGCGTTCTTTACCGATAAGCGTTCCAGATTACCACGTGCGTGAGCGTAAGCATGAGCGATACGTTGTCTTTAACGTCTACATGGCTGGTCGTCATCTTTGCTCGCGACGTTATCGTGAATTTGCTGCTTTACATATGGCTTTGAAAAAAGAGTTTATTGGCTTTAACTTTCCTAAATTACCTGGAAAATGGCCTTTTCAATTGAGCGAACAGCAACTGGACGCACGTCGTCGTGGATTAGAGCAATATCTAGAAAAAGTATGTGCAGTCCGAGTGATTGCTGAAAGTGATGCGATGCAAGAATTTTTAACTGATCGTTTGGAAGAGGACGGTGATCAGGGACCAGcagttgatttaaaaattcttttaccTGATCGTCAAGTTGTCACTGTAACTGTTGCAAAAGCATCACTTGCTAAAAATGTTTACGAAGCAACTTGCAATAAAATTGGGCTTGATAATGAAAcagctaaatatttttatctatttgaaattgttgaatataattttgaacGTAAACTTCAACCTCATGAGCATCCTCACACTCTTTATATACAAAATTATTCAACAGCTAGTGCAACATGTTTATCAATAAGACGATGGCTGTTTGACTTAACTCATTCATCATTAACTGAGCAGGCATTGACTTGGATATTTTGGCAAACCATTGATGAAGTTAATCGTGGACATATCATTGCTGGAGAACGATTATATCAATTAAAAGCTCTACAAGATGcttcaagaaaaaatgaatatttgaaaCTTGCTCAAGAGCTCAGTGGATATGGGGACATTGTTTTTCCTCATTGTCCTTGCGACTCAAGAAAAGAAGGACACGTGATTGCCGCTGTGGGTGCTGGTGCTTTTAAACTTCACGCTGCCAAGGAAGATGGAACACTTGAGAGCCAAGTCGTTGAATTTTTGTGGAAAAATATTACGAGATGGGAAGTTGATGAAGAAGGAATGGCTTTTTGTTTTCAGTACACGAGATCAGATAATCGACCGCCTAGATGGCTTAAAGTCTTTACTCCTtat taTGTATTTCTTCAAGATTGTTTTGACCGGATAGCCGAAGAAGCTAAATGGAATGAAGGAGAAGAATAA
- the LOC130671664 gene encoding asparagine synthetase [glutamine-hydrolyzing] gives MCGIWAVFGVDGETLNCVCNNFNKISHRGPDALRVESDSRVKNAFLGFHRLAILDSLCGMQPMRLYQYPNVFLICNGEIYNFEKLRDQYNFSYSSKCDIEIITHLYMNNGAKNVASSLDGVFAFCLMDMQENKILIARDPYGVRPLFRLSSSDGQLAVCSESKGLMGLTEQVTGDWKLEPFPPGHYEEYKILPSGKVELLSRVCYHKPGDKPAFDSFVPWNTLVQSDVKGNIAKLFTGAIEKRLMADRRIGCLLSGGLDSSLVASLVVKLAKKHNLPYKIQTFAIGMGDSPDLRAAKQVAEFIGSEHHEVTFTEQDIANVLDDVIYSLETFDITTVRASVGMYLLAKYIKENTSTTVIFSGEGADELAQGYIYFRDAPNSHESHEESLRLLKDIYLYDGLRADRTTSAHSLELRVPFLDLQFTNYFLSLDQEIRQPQNGVEKYLLRSAFDKDNLLPNNILWRHKEAFSDGVASIKKSLFQIIQEIVDSRVTDKEVEEANFKYPHCPPKTKESFYYRQVFEKHYPGQAESLIPYYWMPRWVKNISDPSARFIKHYAAEED, from the exons atgtgTGGAATTTGGGCAGTTTTTGGTGTTGATGGGGAAACTTTAAATTgtgtttgtaataattttaataaaatttctcatcGTGGTCCAGATGCTTTAAGAGTTGAAAGTGATAGTCGTGTTAAg aacgCATTTTTGGGTTTTCATCGACTAGCAATTTTGGATAGTTTATGTGGTATGCAGCCAATGAGACTTTATCAGTATCCAAATGTATTTTTGATATGTAACGGCGAAATATACAATTTTGAaaag cTCAGGGATCAATACAATTTCTCATATTCCTCAAAATGtgatattgaaataataactcatttatatatgaataatgGAGCAAAAAATGTTGCTAGTTCATTGGATGGTGTTTTTGCATTTTGTTTGATGGACATgcaggaaaataaaattttgatagcaCGTGATCCATATGGAGTAAGACCACTCTTTAGATTGTCAAGTAGTGATGGCCAGTTGGCTGTTTGTTCTGAATCCAAA ggTCTAATGGGTTTAACAGAACAAGTAACTGGAGATTGGAAATTGGAACCATTTCCACCAGGACATTATgaagaatataaaatattaccaaGCGGCAAAGTTGAATTATTATCACGAGTTTGTTATCATAAACCTGGTGATAAACCTGCATTTGACTCATTTGTTCCTTGGAACA CTTTAGTACAATCAGATGTGAAAGGTAACATAGCTAAATTATTCACTGGAGCTATTGAGAAACGTTTGATGGCTGACAGACGTATCGGATGTTTATTATCAGGTGGTTTAGATTCAAGTTTAGTTGCTTCGCTGGTTGTGAAACTAGCTAAGAAACATAATTTaccttataaaattcaaacctTTGCTATTGGAATGGGAGATAGTCCAGATTTACGTGCAGCAAAACAAGTTGCTGAGTTTATTGGCAGCGAACATCATGAAGTTACTTTTACAGAACAAGATATCGCTAATGTTTTAGATGATGTAATTTATTCTTTAGAAACTTTTGATATTACAACTGTTCGTGCATCTGTggg aaTGTATTTATTggcaaaatatataaaagaaaatacatCGACAACGGTAATATTCAGCGGTGAAGGTGCTGATGAATTAGCACAaggttatatttatttccgaGATGCACCAAACTCTCACGAAAGTCACGAAGAATCTCTTCGTTTGCTTAAAGATATTTATCTTTATGATGGTTTACGTGCTGATCGCACTACTAGTGCTCACAGTTTAGAATTACGTGTGCCATTTTTGGATTTACAATTCACTAATTACTTTTTGTCACTTGATCAAGAAATACGTCAACcacaaa atgGAGTCGAGAAATATTTACTGCGATCTGCTTTCGATAAAGATAATTTACTTCCTAACAACATTTTGTGGCGACACAAAGAAGCATTTAGTGATGGTGTTGCATCGATTAAAAAATCActctttcaaattattcaagaGATCGTTGATTCCCGGGTTACCGACAAAGAAGTTGAAGAAgctaattttaaatatcctCATTGTCCTCCCAAAACTAAAGAATCATTTTATtacag gcaAGTCTTTGAAAAACATTATCCAGGACAAGCTGAATCATTAATTCCCTACTACTGGATGCCACgttgggtaaaaaatatttctgatCCATCAGCGAgatttataaaacattatgCTGCTGAAGAAGATTAA